Proteins co-encoded in one Azospirillum brasilense genomic window:
- the pfkB gene encoding 1-phosphofructokinase, translated as MSALSTPRPGVVTVTLNAAIDQTLDVPGFAAGAVNRAVAETRTAGGKGINVAAFLAGASLAGGAIPVTATGFLGEENSAVFDALFRRRGIRDRCLRLAGRSRVNIKLVDREGRSVTDINLPGLHVPAESWRGLLTVVDDLAAANRTFVLSGSVPAGVPDTAYAEMVTALHRRGAFVVVDASGPPLRHAVAARPDMVKPNAAELAELLGRPLTDRTEVVRAARELSESGIALVVVSLGAEGAVFVEGGRALLAVPPPVEVASTVGAGDAMVAGVVAARLDGVGLEECARRGTAFAAGTLSRLGPELPPPERLAELMRAVRVEEL; from the coding sequence ATGAGCGCATTGTCCACCCCACGCCCCGGCGTCGTCACCGTGACGCTGAACGCCGCCATCGACCAGACGCTCGACGTGCCGGGATTCGCCGCCGGAGCGGTCAACCGGGCGGTCGCCGAGACGCGGACCGCCGGCGGCAAGGGCATCAACGTCGCCGCCTTCCTGGCCGGGGCGTCCTTGGCGGGCGGCGCCATCCCCGTCACCGCCACCGGCTTCCTCGGCGAGGAGAACAGCGCCGTGTTCGACGCGCTGTTCCGCCGCCGCGGCATCCGCGACCGCTGCCTGCGCTTGGCCGGCCGCAGCCGGGTGAACATCAAGCTGGTGGACCGGGAAGGCCGCTCCGTCACCGATATCAACCTGCCGGGCCTGCATGTGCCGGCGGAAAGCTGGCGCGGGCTGCTGACCGTGGTGGACGACCTCGCCGCCGCCAACCGGACCTTCGTCCTGTCGGGCAGCGTCCCGGCGGGCGTGCCGGACACCGCCTACGCCGAGATGGTCACCGCCCTGCACCGGCGCGGCGCCTTCGTGGTGGTGGACGCCAGCGGCCCGCCGCTGCGCCACGCCGTGGCCGCCCGCCCCGACATGGTGAAGCCGAACGCGGCGGAGCTGGCCGAGCTGCTGGGCCGCCCCTTGACGGATCGGACCGAGGTGGTGCGCGCCGCCCGCGAGCTGTCGGAGTCCGGCATCGCGCTCGTCGTCGTGTCGCTCGGCGCCGAGGGCGCCGTCTTCGTGGAGGGCGGCCGCGCCCTGCTGGCCGTGCCGCCGCCCGTCGAGGTCGCCAGCACGGTCGGCGCCGGGGACGCCATGGTGGCCGGGGTCGTCGCCGCCCGGTTGGACGGGGTGGGGCTGGAGGAGTGCGCGCGGCGCGGCACCGCCTTCGCCGCCGGCACGCTGTCGCGCCTCGGCCCCGAACTGCCGCCGCCGGAGCGGCTCGCCGAGCTGATGCGGGCCGTTCGGGTGGAGGAATTGTAA
- a CDS encoding PAS domain S-box protein has protein sequence MPAAVTILHLEDSPLDCELACARLRKAGIACDVTRVDTRAAFETALDGRRFDLILADFSLPNFDGLEALGIAKARVPETPFLFLSGRMGEETAVSALKMGARDYVLKQRLAHLPAAVERAVVEARTLAERRLAEENLRRLRQAIDDIRDYAIVTLDLEGRITSWNEGSRRLFGHTEEEALGRPLSLLFAPEERCAENIRGLLAGVAEKERCEVEWIHAARDGRRFFGSTVLTVARDATGRPTAYSAVVRDITDRRASEIALRDSEAKFRAIAESMPQLVWSTPPDGLPDYYNLHWFAYTGTRPETMTGTAWMEVVHPDDRARTAALWTGAVRSGGAYEVEYRLRGAEGRYRWFLGRAVPLRDGDGRITRWFGTCTDIDDAVKARTAQADAREDLERQVAERTAELVAANRRLLGEVAERQRAQADLSALYSKTPVPLHSLDAEGRLLSVSDRWLEFMGYESRGQVLGRNITEFMPPDVAREHREHRWPELLRLGAFQDMPYRLVKRSGEVADVLVSARIERDGWGAFLRTMAAVVDVSARLRAEAERERAEEALRHSQKMDALGQLTGGIAHDFNNLLTAISGNLDLLLSRLDTAERADLRDYASHAKVGATRAAGLTQRLLAFARRQPLRPDATEPCVLVQGMEDLLRRTVGEQVSIATDCPADVWAAWCDSNQLEIALLNLVVNARDAMPDGGRITITAANAHLTAADVADDASGAAPGDYVVLTVADTGMGMPPDIIKRAFDPFFTTKPIGQGTGLGLSQVYGFVSQSHGLVRIDSESGRGTAVHLYLPRCDGEESVGLPPGAAAAPAANGAVDGAADNTAGTVLLVEDEALVRMVAVQALEDAGLDVVEASDGAEALELLDGGLRADLVVTDVGLPGMNGRQLAEAVHERRPELGVLFMTGYAYDATLGTGILEPGCEVLQKPFETTALVARVTGMLAHARGGGSGRDGGGALRESVPERHCD, from the coding sequence ATGCCCGCGGCCGTGACCATCCTGCATCTGGAAGACAGCCCGCTGGACTGCGAGCTGGCCTGCGCGCGCCTGCGCAAGGCGGGAATCGCCTGCGACGTGACCCGCGTGGACACCCGCGCGGCCTTCGAGACCGCTCTGGACGGGCGGCGCTTCGACCTGATCCTGGCCGACTTCTCCCTGCCCAACTTCGACGGGCTGGAGGCGCTGGGCATCGCCAAGGCGCGCGTTCCGGAAACCCCCTTCCTGTTCCTGTCCGGGCGGATGGGGGAGGAGACGGCGGTGTCGGCGCTGAAGATGGGCGCCCGCGACTATGTGCTGAAGCAGCGGCTGGCCCATCTTCCCGCCGCGGTGGAGCGGGCGGTCGTGGAAGCCCGCACCCTGGCCGAGCGGCGGCTGGCCGAGGAGAATCTGCGCCGGCTGCGGCAGGCCATCGATGACATCCGCGATTACGCCATCGTCACGCTGGACCTGGAGGGCCGCATCACCTCGTGGAACGAGGGCAGCCGCCGCCTGTTCGGCCACACCGAGGAGGAGGCGCTGGGCCGTCCGCTCTCCCTGCTCTTCGCGCCGGAGGAACGCTGCGCGGAGAACATCCGCGGTCTGCTGGCCGGAGTGGCGGAGAAGGAGCGCTGCGAGGTCGAATGGATCCACGCGGCGCGGGACGGGCGGCGCTTCTTCGGCTCCACCGTGCTGACCGTGGCGCGCGACGCCACGGGCCGGCCGACCGCTTACTCGGCGGTGGTGCGCGACATCACCGACCGCCGCGCCTCGGAGATCGCGCTGCGCGACAGCGAGGCCAAGTTCCGCGCCATCGCGGAAAGCATGCCGCAGCTCGTCTGGTCGACCCCGCCGGACGGCCTTCCCGACTATTACAACCTGCATTGGTTCGCCTACACCGGCACCCGGCCGGAGACGATGACCGGCACCGCCTGGATGGAGGTGGTCCATCCGGACGACCGGGCGCGGACCGCCGCTCTGTGGACCGGCGCGGTGCGGTCCGGCGGCGCCTACGAGGTCGAGTACCGGCTGCGCGGCGCCGAAGGCCGGTATCGCTGGTTCCTCGGGCGGGCGGTGCCGCTGCGCGACGGCGACGGGCGGATCACCCGCTGGTTCGGCACCTGCACCGACATCGACGACGCGGTGAAGGCCCGGACGGCCCAGGCCGACGCCCGCGAGGACCTGGAGCGCCAGGTGGCCGAGCGCACGGCGGAGCTGGTCGCCGCCAACCGCCGCCTGCTGGGCGAGGTGGCGGAGCGGCAGCGCGCCCAGGCCGACCTCAGCGCGCTCTACTCCAAAACTCCGGTGCCGCTGCATTCCCTGGACGCCGAGGGCCGGCTGCTGAGCGTCAGCGACCGCTGGCTGGAGTTCATGGGCTACGAGAGCCGGGGCCAAGTGCTCGGCCGCAACATCACGGAGTTCATGCCGCCCGACGTCGCGCGGGAGCACCGGGAGCACCGCTGGCCGGAGCTGCTGCGCCTCGGCGCGTTCCAGGACATGCCCTACCGGCTGGTCAAGCGATCGGGGGAGGTCGCCGACGTTCTGGTCTCCGCCCGGATCGAGCGGGACGGGTGGGGGGCCTTTCTGCGCACCATGGCCGCGGTGGTCGACGTCTCCGCCCGCCTGCGCGCCGAGGCGGAGCGCGAGCGGGCGGAGGAGGCCCTGCGCCATTCCCAGAAGATGGACGCGCTGGGCCAGCTCACCGGCGGCATCGCGCACGACTTCAACAACCTGCTGACAGCGATCTCGGGCAATCTGGACCTGCTGCTGTCCAGGCTGGACACGGCGGAGCGGGCGGACCTGCGCGACTATGCCAGCCACGCGAAGGTCGGCGCGACCCGCGCCGCCGGGCTGACGCAGCGCCTCCTCGCCTTCGCCCGGCGGCAGCCGCTGCGCCCCGACGCGACGGAGCCCTGCGTGCTGGTCCAGGGGATGGAAGACCTGCTGCGCCGCACCGTGGGCGAGCAGGTGTCCATCGCGACCGATTGCCCGGCGGACGTCTGGGCGGCTTGGTGCGATTCCAACCAGCTGGAGATCGCCCTGCTGAATCTGGTGGTGAACGCCCGCGACGCCATGCCGGATGGCGGGCGCATCACCATCACCGCCGCCAACGCTCATCTGACGGCGGCCGACGTGGCGGACGACGCCTCCGGCGCGGCGCCCGGAGACTACGTCGTCCTGACCGTCGCCGACACCGGCATGGGCATGCCGCCCGACATCATCAAGCGCGCCTTCGACCCCTTCTTCACCACCAAGCCGATCGGGCAGGGGACCGGGCTCGGGCTGTCGCAGGTCTACGGCTTCGTCAGCCAGTCCCACGGGCTGGTGCGCATCGACAGCGAATCCGGGCGGGGCACCGCCGTGCACCTCTATTTGCCGCGCTGCGACGGGGAGGAGAGCGTCGGCCTGCCGCCGGGCGCCGCCGCGGCACCCGCCGCCAACGGCGCGGTGGATGGCGCGGCGGACAACACCGCCGGGACCGTGCTGCTGGTGGAGGACGAGGCGCTGGTCCGCATGGTCGCGGTGCAGGCTCTGGAGGACGCCGGGTTGGACGTCGTCGAGGCGTCGGACGGGGCGGAGGCGCTGGAACTCTTGGACGGCGGCCTGCGCGCCGATCTGGTGGTGACCGACGTGGGGCTCCCCGGCATGAACGGGCGGCAGCTCGCCGAGGCGGTGCATGAGCGGCGGCCCGAGCTGGGCGTGCTGTTCATGACCGGCTACGCCTACGACGCCACGCTCGGCACCGGCATCCTGGAGCCGGGCTGCGAGGTGCTGCAGAAGCCCTTCGAGACGACGGCGCTGGTCGCCCGGGTCACCGGCATGCTGGCCCACGCGCGCGGCGGCGGCAGCGGCCGTGATGGCGGTGGCGCCCTGCGCGAATCTGTCCCGGAACGTCACTGCGACTGA
- the ptsP gene encoding phosphoenolpyruvate--protein phosphotransferase has translation MLQVSESQVRLGLSAPDKTEAIRIAGRAMVDSGLIEPGYIDSMLGREAVSGTYLGSGIAIPHGLPDARDLVRRTGVVVVQFPQGVDWGGGEPARLVVGIAAKSDEHIAVLQRLTGVLGDPTEAARLGSTSDPRAIMAVLNGETPAVPAAEADAPPIDGDSIAVTAPSPHGLHARPATALVEVAKRFRAEVAVRHGGATANAKSLISLLRLGASGGQPLTVTASGEDAAAALQAIRAAFAAGLDEPVAASPPAEEPAPRAVPADLDYDGRVIAGISASPGVSTGPVWKFQREELTVAETAPDPAAQHRRLDQALAAAAADLRNLHEEFWKKAGAAKAAIFKAHQELLDDPEMVAEAHALIDRGKSAGWAWRAVYEERAGTLAQLADPLLAGRAADLSDVGRRVLRLLAVVTESVAALPDHPVILLAEDLEPSDTAKLDPAKVLGLCTAGGGATSHTAIIARSLDIPAVVAAGPSVLDLENGRAAILDGDGGVLVADPSERDRGRAAEARVKVGERREAERLDRYKPAITTDGKRVEVAANISDPAEAVQAVEAGGEGVGLMRTEFLFLQRDLPPDEEEQFAAYQTMVRAMNGLPIILRTLDIGGDKNVPYLRMPAEGNPFLGVRGIRLCFEREDLFRTQLRAMLRASVEGPVRIMYPMIATPAELERAKAITEAVRRELDVPPVELGIMIEVPSAVMMADRLAREVSFFSIGTNDLTQYVLAMDRLHPVLAPQADGLHPAVLRMVERTVDAARRAGIWVGACGGVAGDPAGAVLLSGLGVAELSVAIPAVPSVKARLRAIAMADAERAARDALDCADAAEVRALVRHRFADAGGVS, from the coding sequence ATGCTTCAGGTCTCCGAATCGCAGGTGCGCCTTGGGCTCTCGGCGCCGGACAAGACGGAGGCCATCCGCATCGCCGGGCGGGCGATGGTCGACAGCGGCCTGATCGAGCCCGGCTACATCGACAGCATGCTGGGCCGCGAGGCGGTGTCCGGCACCTATCTCGGCAGCGGCATCGCCATCCCCCACGGGCTTCCCGACGCGCGCGATCTGGTGCGGCGGACCGGCGTGGTGGTCGTCCAGTTTCCCCAGGGCGTTGATTGGGGCGGCGGGGAGCCGGCGCGGCTGGTCGTCGGCATTGCCGCCAAGTCGGACGAGCACATCGCCGTGCTGCAACGGCTGACCGGCGTGCTGGGTGACCCGACGGAGGCCGCCCGTTTGGGCAGCACAAGCGACCCCCGCGCGATCATGGCCGTGCTGAACGGGGAGACGCCCGCCGTGCCCGCGGCGGAGGCCGACGCGCCTCCCATCGACGGGGATTCCATCGCGGTCACCGCCCCGTCGCCCCATGGCCTGCACGCCCGCCCGGCGACGGCGCTGGTCGAGGTCGCCAAGCGCTTCCGCGCGGAGGTCGCCGTCCGGCATGGTGGCGCCACGGCCAACGCCAAGAGCCTGATTTCCCTGTTGCGGCTCGGCGCGTCGGGCGGGCAGCCGCTGACCGTCACCGCCTCGGGCGAGGATGCCGCGGCGGCGCTCCAGGCCATCCGCGCAGCCTTCGCCGCCGGGCTGGACGAGCCCGTCGCCGCATCGCCGCCCGCCGAGGAGCCGGCGCCGCGGGCCGTCCCGGCGGACCTCGATTATGACGGGCGGGTGATCGCCGGCATTTCCGCCTCGCCCGGCGTCTCCACCGGTCCGGTCTGGAAATTCCAGCGGGAGGAGCTGACGGTCGCCGAGACCGCCCCCGATCCCGCGGCGCAGCACCGCCGGCTCGATCAGGCGCTCGCCGCCGCCGCCGCCGATCTGCGCAACCTGCATGAGGAGTTCTGGAAGAAGGCCGGCGCCGCCAAGGCGGCCATCTTCAAGGCGCATCAGGAGCTGCTCGACGATCCGGAGATGGTCGCGGAGGCCCACGCCCTGATCGACCGCGGTAAGAGCGCCGGCTGGGCGTGGCGTGCGGTCTACGAGGAGCGCGCCGGCACGCTGGCCCAGCTCGCCGACCCGCTGCTGGCCGGGCGGGCCGCCGACCTCAGCGACGTCGGGCGCCGCGTGCTGCGCCTGCTCGCCGTGGTGACGGAGAGCGTCGCCGCCCTGCCGGACCATCCCGTCATCCTGCTCGCCGAGGATCTGGAGCCCTCCGACACGGCGAAGCTCGACCCGGCCAAGGTGCTCGGGCTGTGCACGGCGGGGGGCGGCGCCACCTCCCACACAGCGATCATCGCGCGCTCGCTGGACATTCCCGCGGTGGTCGCCGCCGGGCCGTCGGTGCTGGACCTGGAGAACGGGCGCGCGGCGATCCTCGACGGCGACGGCGGCGTTCTGGTCGCCGACCCCAGCGAGCGCGACCGCGGCCGCGCCGCCGAGGCCCGGGTCAAGGTGGGTGAGCGGCGCGAGGCCGAGCGGCTCGACCGCTACAAGCCGGCCATCACCACGGATGGCAAGCGCGTCGAGGTCGCCGCCAACATCTCCGACCCGGCGGAGGCGGTGCAGGCCGTCGAGGCGGGCGGCGAAGGAGTCGGGCTGATGCGCACCGAGTTCCTGTTCCTCCAGCGCGACCTGCCGCCGGACGAGGAGGAGCAGTTCGCCGCCTACCAGACCATGGTGCGGGCGATGAACGGACTGCCGATCATCCTGCGCACATTGGACATCGGTGGCGACAAGAACGTCCCCTACCTGCGCATGCCGGCGGAGGGCAACCCGTTCCTGGGGGTGCGCGGCATCCGCCTGTGCTTCGAGCGGGAGGACCTGTTCCGCACCCAGCTCCGCGCCATGCTGCGCGCCTCGGTGGAGGGGCCGGTGCGCATCATGTACCCGATGATCGCCACCCCGGCGGAGCTGGAGCGCGCCAAGGCGATCACCGAGGCGGTGCGGCGGGAGCTGGACGTGCCGCCGGTCGAGCTTGGCATCATGATCGAGGTGCCGTCCGCCGTGATGATGGCCGACCGGCTGGCGCGGGAGGTGTCCTTCTTCTCCATCGGCACCAACGACCTGACCCAGTATGTGCTGGCGATGGACCGGCTGCACCCGGTGCTGGCCCCGCAGGCCGACGGGCTGCACCCCGCCGTCCTGCGCATGGTGGAGCGCACGGTGGACGCCGCCCGCCGCGCCGGAATCTGGGTCGGCGCCTGCGGCGGCGTGGCCGGCGACCCGGCCGGAGCGGTGCTGCTGTCCGGGCTGGGCGTCGCCGAGCTGAGCGTGGCCATTCCCGCCGTTCCCTCCGTCAAGGCGCGGCTGCGCGCCATCGCCATGGCCGACGCCGAGCGCGCCGCCCGCGACGCGCTGGACTGCGCCGACGCGGCCGAGGTTCGGGCGCTGGTCCGTCACCGTTTCGCCGACGCCGGAGGCGTGTCATGA
- a CDS encoding PTS fructose-like transporter subunit IIB: protein MAKLVAVTACPTGIAHTVMAAEALRRTAVLMGHAIAVETQGANGVQTPLAAADIAAADAVILATDIAVDDSRFAGKPILRTTTAAAIRDTKAVIGNALAGVPGAAPEAAAPQPAPQPAPPKPAPTAVRSPGLLVAITACPTGIAHTFMAAEALKQAAQARGYRIKVETQGSVGAKNALTEEEIAEAEAVIIGADTHVATDRFAGKRLLKTSVGEALKQPARVIDEALALPAPTATGNAAAPAYADAVSGAKARQKEAQSGPYKHLLTGVSFMLPLVVAGGLIIALSFVFGIEAFKEPGTLPAALMQIGGEAAFGLMVPVLAGYIAYSIADRPGLAPGFIGGMLAAKIGAGFLGGIVAGFLAGYIARWLRDTIRLPQTLEGLKPVLIIPLLGTLAVGLLMIYVIGTPVAAIMSGLTAFLQGMTGANAVALGALLGAMMALDMGGPVNKAAYTFAVGLLASSTYTPMAAVMAAGMTPPLGLALATMIVPSRFTMQEREAGKAAGVLGLAFITEGAIPFAAKDPLRVIPAAMAGSAVAGALSMWFGCGLRAPHGGVFVLAIPNAVAPLGPYILAIVAGTIVTTLGLMILKRRVEVDPTAAPTLGTAAPTSTSPAPSGAGH from the coding sequence ATGGCAAAGCTCGTGGCTGTGACCGCCTGCCCGACGGGGATCGCCCACACCGTCATGGCGGCCGAGGCGCTGCGCCGGACCGCCGTGCTGATGGGCCACGCCATCGCGGTGGAGACCCAGGGGGCGAACGGCGTGCAGACGCCGCTCGCCGCGGCCGACATCGCGGCGGCCGACGCGGTGATCCTGGCGACCGACATCGCCGTGGACGATTCCCGCTTCGCCGGCAAGCCGATCCTGCGCACCACGACCGCCGCGGCGATCCGCGACACCAAGGCGGTGATCGGCAACGCCCTGGCCGGCGTCCCCGGCGCAGCGCCGGAAGCCGCCGCTCCGCAGCCGGCCCCTCAGCCGGCTCCTCCGAAGCCGGCACCAACCGCAGTGCGCAGCCCCGGCCTGCTGGTCGCCATCACCGCCTGCCCGACGGGGATCGCCCACACCTTCATGGCGGCGGAGGCGTTGAAGCAGGCCGCCCAGGCCAGGGGCTACCGCATCAAGGTCGAGACCCAGGGCTCGGTCGGCGCGAAGAACGCGCTGACGGAGGAGGAGATCGCCGAGGCCGAGGCCGTCATCATCGGCGCCGACACCCACGTCGCCACCGACCGCTTCGCCGGCAAGCGCCTGCTGAAGACCTCGGTGGGAGAAGCATTGAAGCAGCCCGCCCGCGTGATCGACGAGGCGCTCGCCCTGCCGGCCCCGACCGCGACGGGGAATGCCGCCGCTCCCGCCTACGCCGATGCGGTGTCGGGGGCCAAGGCGCGGCAGAAGGAGGCGCAGTCCGGCCCCTACAAGCATCTGCTGACCGGCGTGTCCTTCATGCTGCCCCTCGTGGTGGCCGGCGGCCTGATCATCGCCCTGTCCTTCGTCTTCGGCATCGAGGCCTTCAAGGAGCCGGGAACCCTGCCGGCGGCGCTGATGCAGATCGGCGGGGAGGCGGCCTTCGGGCTGATGGTGCCGGTGCTGGCGGGCTACATCGCCTATTCCATCGCCGACCGGCCCGGCCTCGCCCCCGGATTCATCGGCGGCATGCTGGCGGCCAAGATCGGCGCCGGATTCCTGGGCGGCATCGTGGCGGGCTTCCTGGCCGGCTACATCGCCCGCTGGCTGCGCGACACCATCCGGCTGCCGCAGACTCTGGAGGGGCTGAAGCCGGTGCTGATCATCCCGCTCCTCGGCACGCTGGCGGTCGGTTTGCTGATGATTTACGTCATCGGCACGCCGGTCGCCGCGATCATGAGCGGGCTGACCGCCTTCCTGCAGGGCATGACCGGCGCCAACGCGGTGGCGCTCGGCGCGCTGCTCGGCGCCATGATGGCGCTGGACATGGGCGGGCCGGTCAACAAGGCGGCCTACACCTTCGCGGTCGGGCTTCTGGCCTCCAGCACCTACACGCCGATGGCCGCGGTGATGGCGGCCGGCATGACGCCGCCCCTCGGGCTGGCGCTCGCCACGATGATCGTGCCCAGCCGGTTCACGATGCAGGAGCGCGAGGCGGGCAAGGCCGCGGGCGTGCTCGGCCTCGCCTTCATCACGGAAGGGGCGATCCCCTTCGCCGCCAAGGACCCGCTGCGCGTCATCCCCGCGGCCATGGCCGGATCGGCGGTGGCCGGTGCCCTGTCGATGTGGTTCGGCTGCGGCCTGCGGGCGCCGCACGGCGGCGTCTTCGTGCTGGCGATTCCCAACGCGGTGGCTCCGCTCGGTCCCTACATCCTGGCCATCGTCGCCGGGACCATCGTCACGACGCTCGGCCTGATGATTCTGAAGCGCCGCGTCGAGGTGGACCCGACCGCGGCGCCGACGCTCGGCACCGCCGCGCCGACCTCGACCAGCCCCGCGCCCAGCGGGGCTGGTCACTGA
- a CDS encoding ATP-binding protein: protein MTVGDLDLDACSREPIHRPGSIQPHGMLLAFSGSDTGATLIQASANAAPALGLPLERALGQPLERALHPQIAAAVRSFLAAGPVPSRPVPVALTKLPGAGRHQLLAHAVDDSAGNSVVILELERLEGLETDLLDHVYPRMREALERLDALNTPTDLLGCAAQEVRALTGFDRVLIYRFDADWHGTVVAEDGNGRLPSYMDLRFPASDIPTQARELYRLNRQRLIPDAGYAPVPLVARPPVPEGTPPLDLSFSVLRSVSPVHVQYMRNMETASSMSVSILLHGALWGLVSCHHHEPKAVSYAVRSACDLIAQILSVRIAAVEDRRDAEHRIALQAIQARLLAAMAQADPFIAGLTEHPDDLLRFANASGAAVVFERRCTLVGETPTEEQVRGLVDWLATQGEPEQFETDSLPALYPAAADFEGKAAGLLAVAVSKLHASYVLWFRPEVVRTVRWGGDPRKPLGRDGQGQGQGQRLSPRTSFETWKETVRHRALPWTAAERDTAAALRHAVIGIVLRKAEELASLSRELARSNKELESFSYSVSHDLRAPFRHIVGYAELLQELEADQLSATGKRYLDVIVDAANSAGTLVDNLLHFSQMGRSELTPVSMDMNALVAEVRETLAPDTAGRAIEWDIAPLPTVRGDPVMMRLVLQNLLSNAIKYSRGREPARIAVGCEDRPTETLFFVRDNGVGFNQAYEKKLFGVFQRLHRNEEFEGIGIGLANVRRAVDRHGGRTWADGRLDKGAIFYFTLPKAGTAKPDLRELDE from the coding sequence ATGACCGTTGGTGATTTGGATCTCGACGCCTGCAGTCGGGAACCGATCCATCGCCCCGGCAGCATCCAACCCCACGGCATGCTGCTGGCCTTCTCCGGAAGCGACACCGGCGCCACCCTGATCCAGGCCAGCGCCAACGCCGCCCCGGCGCTTGGCCTGCCGTTGGAGCGGGCGTTGGGACAGCCGTTGGAACGGGCGCTGCACCCGCAGATCGCCGCCGCAGTCCGCTCCTTCCTCGCCGCCGGTCCGGTTCCCTCCCGCCCGGTGCCGGTCGCCTTGACCAAACTGCCCGGTGCCGGCCGTCACCAGCTTCTCGCCCACGCCGTCGATGACTCGGCGGGCAACAGCGTGGTGATCCTGGAGCTGGAACGGTTGGAGGGGCTGGAAACCGACCTCCTCGATCATGTCTACCCGCGCATGCGCGAGGCGCTGGAGCGGCTGGACGCGCTGAACACGCCGACCGACCTCCTGGGCTGCGCCGCGCAGGAGGTCCGCGCGCTCACCGGCTTCGACCGCGTGCTGATCTACCGCTTCGACGCCGACTGGCACGGCACGGTGGTGGCGGAGGACGGGAACGGGCGGCTGCCCTCCTATATGGACCTGCGCTTTCCCGCCTCCGACATCCCCACCCAGGCGCGCGAGCTGTACCGGCTGAACCGCCAGCGGCTGATCCCCGACGCCGGCTATGCCCCGGTGCCGCTGGTTGCGCGGCCGCCGGTCCCCGAAGGGACGCCGCCGCTGGACCTCAGCTTCTCCGTCCTGCGCAGCGTGTCGCCGGTGCATGTGCAGTACATGCGGAACATGGAAACCGCCTCCTCCATGTCGGTGTCGATCCTGCTGCACGGTGCGCTCTGGGGGCTGGTCTCCTGCCACCACCACGAGCCGAAGGCGGTGTCCTACGCCGTGCGCTCGGCCTGCGACCTGATCGCCCAGATCCTGTCGGTGCGCATCGCCGCGGTGGAGGACCGGCGCGACGCGGAGCACCGCATCGCCCTGCAGGCCATCCAGGCGCGGCTGCTGGCCGCCATGGCCCAGGCCGATCCCTTCATCGCCGGGTTGACCGAGCATCCCGACGACCTGCTGCGCTTCGCCAATGCCAGCGGGGCCGCCGTCGTCTTCGAACGGCGCTGCACGCTGGTCGGTGAAACCCCGACGGAAGAGCAGGTGCGCGGCCTTGTCGACTGGCTGGCCACCCAGGGCGAGCCGGAGCAGTTCGAGACCGACAGCCTGCCCGCCCTCTACCCGGCCGCGGCGGATTTCGAAGGCAAGGCGGCGGGGCTGCTGGCCGTCGCGGTGTCGAAGCTGCACGCCAGTTACGTGCTCTGGTTCCGGCCCGAGGTGGTGCGCACCGTCCGTTGGGGCGGCGACCCGCGCAAGCCGCTCGGCCGCGACGGGCAGGGGCAGGGGCAGGGACAGAGGTTGAGTCCGCGCACCTCCTTCGAGACCTGGAAGGAGACGGTGCGCCACCGCGCGCTGCCCTGGACCGCGGCGGAGCGCGACACCGCCGCGGCGCTGCGCCACGCCGTCATCGGCATCGTCCTGCGCAAGGCGGAGGAGTTGGCCTCCCTGTCGCGGGAACTGGCGCGCTCCAACAAGGAGCTGGAGTCCTTCTCCTACTCCGTCTCCCATGACCTGCGCGCGCCGTTCCGCCACATCGTCGGTTACGCCGAACTGTTGCAGGAGCTGGAGGCGGACCAGCTGAGCGCAACCGGGAAGCGCTATCTGGACGTCATCGTGGACGCGGCCAACAGCGCCGGCACTCTGGTGGACAATCTGCTGCACTTCTCCCAGATGGGCCGCAGCGAGTTGACCCCTGTGTCCATGGACATGAACGCCTTGGTGGCGGAGGTGCGGGAGACGCTGGCGCCCGACACCGCCGGGCGGGCCATCGAATGGGACATCGCCCCGCTGCCCACGGTGCGCGGCGATCCCGTGATGATGCGGCTGGTTCTGCAAAATCTATTGTCGAACGCCATCAAATATTCCCGCGGGCGGGAACCGGCGCGCATCGCCGTGGGTTGCGAAGACCGGCCCACCGAAACCCTCTTCTTCGTCAGGGACAACGGGGTCGGCTTCAATCAGGCTTACGAAAAGAAGCTGTTCGGGGTCTTCCAACGGCTGCACCGCAACGAGGAGTTCGAAGGCATCGGCATCGGTCTGGCCAACGTGCGCCGCGCCGTGGACCGCCATGGCGGACGGACCTGGGCCGATGGACGGCTCGACAAGGGGGCCATCTTCTACTTTACGCTGCCGAAGGCCGGGACGGCGAAACCGGATCTGCGAGAACTCGATGAGTGA
- a CDS encoding response regulator — protein sequence MSDLKPILLVEDNPRDLELTLAALEKCQLANDVIVARDGEEALRMLTRRDPETGKPTQLPAVVLLDLKLPKIDGLEVLERVKNDPETRHVPIVMLTASREESDLVRSYKLGVNAFVVKPVDFKAFFQAIRDLGAFWAILNEPPVGCARRPAGTPPAGKGA from the coding sequence ATGAGTGACCTGAAACCCATCCTGCTGGTCGAAGACAACCCGCGGGACCTGGAGCTGACCCTGGCGGCGCTGGAGAAATGCCAGCTTGCCAACGACGTGATCGTCGCCCGCGACGGCGAGGAGGCGCTGCGGATGCTGACTCGGCGCGACCCGGAGACGGGCAAGCCGACCCAGCTTCCCGCCGTCGTCCTGCTCGACCTCAAGCTGCCGAAGATCGACGGGCTGGAGGTGTTGGAGCGGGTGAAGAACGACCCCGAGACCCGGCACGTCCCCATCGTGATGCTCACCGCGTCGCGCGAGGAAAGCGACCTCGTGCGCAGCTACAAGCTGGGCGTGAACGCCTTCGTGGTGAAGCCGGTGGACTTCAAGGCCTTCTTCCAGGCGATCCGCGACCTGGGCGCCTTCTGGGCGATCCTGAACGAACCTCCGGTCGGCTGCGCCCGCCGCCCGGCGGGAACCCCGCCCGCGGGAAAAGGCGCCTGA